A stretch of the Arthrobacter stackebrandtii genome encodes the following:
- a CDS encoding sensor histidine kinase, which translates to MIATDPQRTRPVLGTAVHAAAVLSAAAVVLACALTLATPEAGRALDPGPTPVVGLLAAGVGALIVARAPRNLVAWLLVASGVSSAAYSLATAATALGLLADPQPGWLPWAAWVSSFAWVPGAMLGLALMPQLFPFGSLLPGRFWHAWWWASLSVAGALFLALAMSPASPLFPAMPNPLLAGADAAGLAAAVEAAAAPLGMFLTLLFAALSVGSVVNLVLRFRLSGAQERRQTSLVLAAWLVLIGASALAVPWLGAAAAAVYLGALLFSVARFQLYEIDRLISRSAAGLIVLVVLGAVYALSASGAGVLLQGLGGRWIGGSWWAGFAAAAVVLVLLDPVRRVAVRWVNKAFARGRPEAGVLAGTLSTIAAGAHTPGAALEDAQGFLRTVLHMPGLEIVAAPAAAARIPAETVPGAGPAEETAARTALPLHWNGQVAGAVIATPRKGESHVHPADLRLLASLEPTLSLMVHDLMLTRDLESSRRTVLSAREEERRRIRQDLHDGLGPLLSGTAMTLQAAAAKPPGSPAVQGMLAEAREDLAQAVADIRILVDGLRPPILDDLGLIAAVQAILPESALAVTVTSEGNCRNLPAAVEVAALRIVAEALVNAARHAGAGSAHVDLRRTRARLHLSVADDGRWVPPSSARQGVGLESMHRRAQELGGRASISGGGAGTCVQAWLPLGEGA; encoded by the coding sequence ATGATTGCTACAGACCCGCAGCGAACCCGGCCGGTGCTGGGCACGGCAGTCCATGCGGCCGCCGTGCTCAGCGCCGCCGCCGTCGTACTGGCCTGCGCGCTGACCCTGGCCACGCCCGAGGCCGGCCGCGCACTGGATCCCGGCCCCACTCCCGTCGTGGGATTGCTGGCGGCCGGTGTCGGTGCACTGATTGTTGCCAGGGCGCCAAGGAACCTGGTCGCGTGGCTGCTGGTGGCCAGCGGCGTCTCCTCGGCGGCCTATTCGCTGGCGACAGCGGCCACCGCCCTTGGCCTGCTGGCCGACCCGCAGCCAGGCTGGCTGCCGTGGGCCGCCTGGGTGTCTTCATTCGCGTGGGTGCCGGGTGCCATGCTGGGCCTGGCATTGATGCCCCAGCTCTTTCCCTTCGGGTCCTTGCTGCCGGGGCGCTTCTGGCATGCCTGGTGGTGGGCCAGCCTCAGCGTTGCCGGCGCCTTGTTTCTTGCGCTCGCCATGTCCCCGGCGTCACCGCTTTTTCCTGCGATGCCCAATCCATTGCTGGCGGGGGCGGATGCGGCCGGACTGGCTGCCGCAGTTGAAGCAGCTGCGGCGCCCCTGGGGATGTTTCTGACCCTGCTTTTTGCGGCCCTTTCCGTTGGCTCGGTGGTGAACCTGGTGCTGCGGTTTCGCCTGTCCGGGGCCCAGGAACGGCGGCAGACGTCCCTGGTGCTGGCGGCATGGCTGGTGCTGATTGGGGCCAGCGCACTGGCTGTTCCGTGGCTGGGCGCCGCCGCGGCCGCCGTGTACCTGGGGGCACTGCTGTTCTCCGTGGCCCGATTCCAGCTCTATGAAATCGACCGGCTCATCTCTCGCAGCGCGGCGGGCCTGATCGTCTTGGTCGTGCTTGGGGCTGTCTACGCGTTGAGCGCGTCGGGGGCCGGAGTGCTGCTGCAAGGCCTCGGCGGCCGTTGGATTGGCGGATCCTGGTGGGCTGGTTTTGCCGCGGCCGCCGTCGTGTTGGTGCTGCTGGACCCGGTTCGGCGGGTGGCGGTGCGGTGGGTCAACAAGGCATTTGCCCGGGGGCGCCCCGAAGCGGGCGTGCTGGCCGGCACATTGTCGACGATCGCCGCGGGAGCACACACCCCCGGTGCGGCGCTGGAGGATGCCCAGGGATTCCTGCGCACGGTGCTGCACATGCCAGGGCTGGAGATCGTGGCTGCACCGGCCGCGGCTGCGCGGATCCCGGCGGAAACTGTGCCCGGGGCTGGCCCCGCCGAGGAAACGGCTGCCCGGACCGCCTTGCCGCTGCACTGGAACGGGCAAGTGGCGGGAGCCGTCATTGCCACGCCGCGGAAGGGCGAATCGCACGTCCACCCGGCGGACCTGCGCCTGCTCGCCTCGTTGGAGCCGACGCTGTCACTCATGGTCCACGACCTCATGCTGACCCGGGACCTGGAGTCCTCGCGGCGCACGGTGCTCAGCGCACGGGAGGAGGAACGCAGGCGGATCCGCCAGGATCTCCACGACGGGCTGGGGCCGCTGCTCTCGGGAACTGCCATGACCCTGCAGGCGGCAGCCGCAAAACCGCCCGGTTCACCCGCAGTGCAGGGCATGTTGGCCGAAGCGCGGGAGGACCTCGCCCAGGCCGTGGCCGACATCCGCATCCTGGTGGACGGCCTGCGCCCGCCCATCCTCGACGACCTCGGCCTCATCGCGGCGGTCCAGGCCATCCTGCCCGAATCAGCCCTCGCCGTGACCGTCACCTCGGAGGGAAATTGCCGCAACCTGCCGGCCGCCGTCGAAGTCGCCGCCCTGCGGATCGTGGCGGAGGCCCTTGTAAACGCCGCCCGCCACGCCGGCGCCGGCTCGGCACACGTGGATCTTCGCCGCACCCGGGCCAGGCTGCACCTGAGCGTGGCTGACGACGGCAGGTGGGTGCCGCCGTCGTCCGCCAGGCAGGGCGTGGGCTTGGAATCCATGCACCGGCGCGCGCAGGAACTCGGCGGCCGGGCCAGCATCAGCGGCGGTGGCGCAGGCACCTGCGTGCAGGCGTGGCTGCCGCTGGGGGAGGGGGCATGA
- a CDS encoding SRPBCC domain-containing protein: protein MMAKEFKIVHESEIEGTPQQVFDAATQGTSGWLWPMEGELEPRSGGAGPMGSVVTVWEPPLRYSNRMDGEGGFFNQLDFDIAELPDGKSWLRYVHSGVIFEDWDNQYDGAAKHTAFYQHTLGQYVKFFAGKQAAFADVQGPATSSSPEAFEAVKAALGIHDGGAGGHVSVAIAGLGTVDAVVDYLDPNFVGLRTEDAMIRFFGRNAFGSVVGMTIHLFADGADAEAAGAAWGAWLNGLHS from the coding sequence ATGATGGCCAAGGAATTCAAGATCGTGCACGAATCCGAGATCGAGGGCACGCCCCAGCAGGTGTTTGACGCGGCAACGCAGGGCACCTCCGGGTGGCTGTGGCCCATGGAAGGCGAGCTGGAACCGCGGTCCGGCGGGGCAGGGCCCATGGGCAGTGTCGTGACCGTGTGGGAGCCGCCGCTCCGCTACTCCAACCGGATGGACGGCGAGGGCGGATTCTTCAACCAGCTCGACTTCGACATTGCCGAACTCCCCGACGGCAAGTCGTGGCTGCGCTACGTCCACAGCGGCGTGATCTTCGAGGACTGGGACAACCAGTACGACGGCGCCGCCAAGCACACCGCCTTCTACCAGCACACGCTGGGACAGTACGTGAAGTTCTTCGCCGGGAAGCAGGCGGCATTCGCTGACGTGCAGGGGCCGGCCACGTCCTCCTCGCCAGAGGCGTTTGAGGCGGTCAAGGCGGCCCTGGGCATTCACGACGGCGGAGCCGGGGGACACGTCAGCGTCGCCATTGCGGGGCTCGGCACGGTGGACGCGGTGGTGGACTACCTGGACCCGAACTTCGTGGGCCTGCGCACCGAGGATGCCATGATCCGATTCTTCGGCCGCAACGCCTTCGGCTCCGTGGTGGGGATGACCATCCACCTGTTCGCCGACGGGGCCGATGCCGAAGCCGCCGGCGCCGCGTGGGGTGCCTGGCTGAACGGGCTGCACTCGTAG
- a CDS encoding ArsR/SmtB family transcription factor produces the protein MLDVAVIESAGAAEAVLDPIRARLLAELREPASAATVAARIGLPRQKVNYHLRMLESFGLVELVEERRRGNVTERVMGATARSYVISPAALPGVAPDPASERNRLSARWMLALAARLVKDVGTLITGADRAKQRLATFAMDGEVTFASAADRAAFVAELAAGTAKLVEKYHDGTAAGGRRHRLVVALHPSVKPDAIAAAGPLNITQTAGTTGQTEEP, from the coding sequence ATGTTGGACGTTGCAGTGATTGAAAGCGCCGGGGCGGCGGAGGCTGTCCTGGACCCCATCAGGGCCCGGCTGCTGGCCGAGCTGCGCGAGCCCGCCTCCGCGGCAACCGTCGCAGCACGGATCGGGCTCCCTCGCCAGAAGGTCAACTACCACCTGCGTATGCTGGAAAGCTTCGGGCTGGTGGAGCTGGTTGAGGAACGCCGGCGCGGCAATGTCACCGAGCGGGTCATGGGTGCCACGGCGCGTTCCTACGTCATCTCCCCGGCGGCACTGCCGGGTGTGGCGCCCGACCCCGCCTCGGAACGCAACCGGCTTTCGGCCCGCTGGATGCTGGCGCTCGCGGCCCGGCTCGTCAAGGACGTGGGCACGCTCATCACCGGCGCCGACCGGGCCAAGCAGCGCCTGGCCACCTTCGCCATGGACGGCGAGGTGACGTTTGCCAGCGCCGCCGACCGCGCAGCCTTCGTCGCGGAACTTGCGGCAGGAACAGCGAAGCTCGTCGAAAAGTACCACGACGGAACCGCCGCGGGCGGGCGCAGGCACAGGCTCGTCGTCGCACTTCATCCCAGCGTGAAGCCGGACGCGATCGCCGCTGCCGGCCCGTTGAACATCACCCAAACCGCCGGGACCACCGGCCAAACCGAGGAGCCATGA
- a CDS encoding copper resistance CopC family protein produces the protein MPSQRFHPSLLRPGTLAAALATALLFMGLTLSTAPGAAAHDQIIATSPTSGERLADAPESLVLTFSGSLMSLGTDVLVLDSQEKDWADGEPSLDGEVLTQRLKTAMPDGEYSVRWRVVSSDGHPINGAYTFLVGDSAATGAAGAAPSTPPAGVGGMTETAAGTPKGTAAATDSAAAGTAPSTGAADTGSSAEAKSSEKVGPFGAVMAAIGAFGGVGVYVAYVLIQSRRRNAKEKREAAGNPS, from the coding sequence ATGCCTTCACAACGTTTTCACCCATCCCTGCTGCGGCCCGGCACCCTCGCCGCGGCCCTCGCAACCGCCCTGCTGTTCATGGGCCTGACATTGTCCACCGCTCCCGGCGCCGCCGCCCACGACCAAATCATCGCCACCTCGCCCACCTCCGGCGAGCGCCTGGCCGACGCGCCGGAGAGCCTCGTCCTGACCTTCAGCGGATCCCTCATGTCGCTCGGCACCGACGTCCTGGTCCTGGACTCCCAGGAAAAGGACTGGGCCGACGGCGAACCCTCCCTGGACGGCGAGGTCCTGACCCAGCGGCTCAAGACAGCCATGCCCGACGGCGAATACAGCGTGCGCTGGCGGGTGGTCTCCAGCGACGGCCACCCGATCAACGGCGCCTACACCTTCCTGGTGGGTGACTCTGCCGCAACCGGTGCAGCCGGCGCAGCACCGTCCACCCCACCGGCAGGCGTCGGCGGCATGACGGAGACGGCAGCCGGAACCCCCAAGGGGACTGCGGCTGCCACCGATTCTGCTGCGGCAGGAACGGCACCGTCCACCGGCGCCGCCGACACGGGCAGCTCCGCAGAAGCCAAGTCGTCCGAGAAGGTGGGGCCCTTCGGTGCGGTCATGGCGGCCATCGGCGCCTTTGGCGGCGTCGGCGTGTACGTGGCGTACGTGCTGATCCAGAGCCGCCGCCGCAACGCCAAGGAAAAGCGCGAAGCCGCCGGCAACCCCAGCTAG
- a CDS encoding copper chaperone PCu(A)C yields MNHKIRTTIISLAAATALALAGCGAYDEGQAASQASNAAPDSTSAALTTLVASETWAKAIDAGMTSAFGTIKNPTGQDITVTGVSSPASKTAELHETVMDADGTMKMQAKQGGFTVPAHGELVLEPGAGHIMLMDVVKPVAAGDDIILTLELGNGQELAFTAQVKDFSGANESYGDIEGADTDHGGMDHSGMDHGTETDTPADHK; encoded by the coding sequence GTGAACCACAAGATTCGCACCACCATCATTTCCCTCGCAGCCGCCACCGCCCTGGCCCTGGCCGGCTGCGGCGCCTACGACGAGGGCCAGGCAGCCAGCCAGGCTTCCAATGCAGCCCCGGACAGCACCTCGGCCGCCCTCACCACGCTCGTTGCCAGCGAAACCTGGGCAAAAGCCATCGACGCCGGCATGACCAGCGCCTTTGGCACCATCAAGAACCCCACCGGCCAGGACATCACCGTCACCGGCGTCAGCTCCCCCGCGTCAAAAACCGCAGAGCTGCATGAAACGGTCATGGATGCCGACGGCACCATGAAGATGCAGGCAAAGCAGGGCGGCTTCACCGTGCCGGCCCACGGCGAGCTGGTCCTCGAGCCGGGGGCCGGGCACATCATGCTGATGGACGTGGTCAAGCCGGTTGCGGCCGGCGACGACATCATCCTGACACTGGAGCTCGGCAACGGCCAGGAACTTGCCTTCACCGCCCAGGTCAAGGATTTCTCCGGCGCCAACGAAAGCTACGGCGACATCGAAGGCGCAGACACGGACCACGGCGGCATGGACCACAGCGGCATGGACCATGGGACGGAAACCGACACCCCCGCGGACCACAAGTGA
- a CDS encoding Dyp-type peroxidase, with product MTPGTPRPLGSQPQSGAPGTSSTPDGQDPSKPRKRGVARRHLIFGSAAAGLGALAGAATLLPGRAEEGGGTPSDTAAGQEGRPHGTGTVPFFGPRQAGIDTDAQAHGNFVALTLRPDLPRARVKALLRLLTDDAARLTQGRGALADTEAELAASPARLTVTFGFGPGLVELVNPGQRPSWLKPLQAFGIDRLRPEFSGGDLLLQICSDDPLTVAHAQRMLLKDARSFATVKWVQQGFRRAHGTERPGTTMRNLFGQVDGTANPVPSSGWHEEVVWGAGSHPAWMENGTSLVIRRIAMNLDTWDELDRSGRDASVGRRMDNGAPLTGTDEFDEPDFEALNPVGFPVIEDFSHMRRARPEDPAQRIFRRAYNYDGAPAAGEISGSGLIFASFQADVERQFTPIQQRLDELDMLNQWTVPIGSAVFAIPPGCEEGGFIGEHLFT from the coding sequence GTGACGCCCGGAACACCACGGCCCCTGGGCAGCCAGCCGCAGTCCGGCGCACCCGGCACATCCAGCACCCCGGACGGGCAGGACCCAAGCAAACCGCGGAAGCGGGGAGTCGCCCGGCGCCACCTGATCTTTGGCAGTGCGGCGGCCGGGCTGGGAGCCCTGGCAGGTGCGGCAACGCTGCTGCCGGGCCGGGCCGAGGAAGGCGGTGGCACGCCGTCGGACACGGCAGCGGGGCAGGAAGGGCGGCCGCACGGCACCGGCACCGTCCCCTTCTTCGGGCCGCGGCAGGCCGGCATCGACACCGACGCGCAGGCACACGGGAACTTTGTTGCGCTTACGCTGCGCCCGGACCTGCCGCGCGCGCGGGTCAAGGCGCTGCTGCGGCTGCTGACGGACGACGCCGCCCGGCTCACCCAGGGCCGCGGCGCGCTGGCGGACACCGAGGCGGAGCTCGCCGCCAGCCCGGCGCGGCTGACCGTGACGTTCGGTTTTGGGCCTGGGCTCGTTGAGCTGGTGAACCCGGGGCAGCGGCCGTCGTGGCTCAAGCCGCTGCAGGCGTTTGGCATCGACCGGCTGCGCCCGGAGTTCAGCGGCGGGGACCTGCTGCTGCAGATCTGCTCCGACGACCCGCTCACGGTGGCGCACGCCCAACGCATGCTGTTGAAGGATGCCCGCAGCTTTGCCACGGTGAAATGGGTGCAACAGGGCTTCCGCCGCGCCCATGGGACCGAACGGCCGGGCACCACCATGCGGAACCTGTTCGGCCAGGTGGACGGGACGGCCAATCCCGTTCCGTCCAGCGGGTGGCATGAGGAGGTGGTGTGGGGTGCCGGCAGCCATCCAGCATGGATGGAGAACGGGACGTCGCTGGTCATCCGGCGCATCGCGATGAACCTGGACACCTGGGACGAGCTGGACCGCTCCGGCCGCGACGCCTCCGTGGGCCGGCGCATGGACAACGGCGCGCCGTTGACCGGAACGGACGAGTTCGACGAGCCGGACTTTGAGGCGCTGAACCCCGTAGGGTTCCCGGTCATCGAGGACTTTTCGCACATGCGCCGCGCCCGGCCGGAGGATCCCGCCCAGCGCATTTTCCGCCGCGCGTACAACTACGACGGCGCGCCGGCTGCGGGAGAGATCTCCGGCTCGGGGCTGATCTTTGCCTCGTTCCAGGCGGACGTGGAGCGGCAGTTCACGCCCATCCAGCAGCGCCTGGACGAGCTGGACATGCTGAACCAGTGGACGGTGCCGATCGGCTCGGCGGTATTTGCCATCCCGCCCGGCTGTGAAGAGGGGGGCTTCATCGGGGAGCACCTCTTCACCTAG
- a CDS encoding metal-sensitive transcriptional regulator, which translates to MHLEANDVKPAINRLKRAQGQLAAVVRMLEEGGDCKAAVTQLAAASKAVDRAGFSIIATGLELCLAQEDSAADRAELEKLFMSLA; encoded by the coding sequence ATGCATCTCGAAGCAAACGACGTAAAACCAGCCATCAACCGGCTCAAGCGTGCGCAGGGGCAGCTTGCCGCAGTCGTCCGCATGCTGGAGGAGGGCGGGGACTGCAAGGCCGCCGTCACCCAGCTGGCCGCCGCCTCCAAGGCCGTTGACCGGGCGGGTTTCTCCATCATCGCCACCGGCCTGGAACTGTGCCTGGCCCAGGAGGACTCCGCCGCCGACCGCGCCGAGCTGGAAAAGCTCTTCATGTCGCTGGCGTAG
- a CDS encoding MBL fold metallo-hydrolase, whose translation MLLERIYDEDLAQASYLIGCQANGEALVVDPRRDIQVYLDLAAANGMRITAVTETHIHADYLSGTRELAAATGAQIHVSGEGGPDWQYGFDGARLTDGNTITLGNITVKALHTPGHTPEHLSFLITDGAFSDEPGYLLSGDFVFSGDLGRPDLLDEAAGGTDTRFTGARDLFRSLQEKFLTLPDYIQVHPGHGSGSACGKALGSVPSTTVGYERSFAWWAPFLEAGDEQGFIDALLDGQPDAHAYFARMKRQNRQGPAILGDREPLRETAAADAAALLAADEIGIVDTRHHSLVHLGTAAGALNIPAGGKFASYGAWAVDPEADPRPLLLLAEDQKSAMGMWDALIRVGIDAVAGYVTSLDGLPAALPRTLAPSDLEKAGPALLLDVRNATEYDAGHLPGAGRISAGRVLWETAALPREGEIVSYCQSGVRNSVAASALRRAGFDVVELEGSYAGWSEWAHGQG comes from the coding sequence ATGCTGCTTGAACGCATCTACGACGAAGACCTGGCCCAGGCCAGCTACCTCATCGGCTGCCAGGCGAACGGCGAAGCCCTTGTGGTGGACCCCCGGCGGGACATCCAGGTGTACCTGGACCTGGCCGCTGCCAACGGCATGAGGATCACCGCCGTCACGGAAACCCACATCCACGCGGACTACCTCTCCGGCACCAGGGAGCTCGCCGCGGCAACGGGCGCGCAGATCCATGTCTCCGGCGAAGGCGGCCCCGACTGGCAGTACGGTTTCGACGGCGCCCGCCTCACGGACGGCAACACCATCACGCTCGGCAACATCACCGTCAAGGCCCTCCACACGCCCGGCCACACCCCGGAGCACCTCTCCTTCCTCATCACCGACGGAGCCTTCAGCGACGAGCCCGGCTACCTCCTCTCCGGCGACTTCGTGTTCTCCGGGGACCTGGGCCGCCCCGACCTCCTCGACGAGGCCGCCGGCGGAACCGACACCCGGTTCACCGGCGCCAGGGACCTCTTCCGCTCGCTGCAGGAAAAGTTCCTCACCCTCCCCGACTACATCCAGGTCCACCCGGGCCACGGCTCCGGCAGCGCGTGCGGCAAGGCCCTCGGCTCCGTCCCGTCCACCACCGTGGGCTACGAGCGCAGTTTCGCCTGGTGGGCGCCGTTCCTCGAGGCCGGCGACGAGCAGGGCTTCATCGACGCCCTCCTGGACGGCCAGCCGGACGCGCACGCCTACTTCGCCCGCATGAAGCGCCAGAACCGGCAGGGCCCGGCCATCCTCGGCGACCGCGAACCGCTGCGGGAAACCGCCGCCGCAGATGCCGCCGCCCTGCTCGCCGCGGATGAAATCGGCATCGTCGACACCCGCCACCACTCCCTCGTCCACCTTGGCACGGCCGCCGGCGCGCTGAACATTCCGGCCGGCGGCAAGTTCGCCAGCTACGGCGCCTGGGCAGTGGACCCGGAGGCCGACCCCCGCCCGCTCCTGCTGCTCGCCGAGGACCAAAAGTCCGCCATGGGCATGTGGGACGCACTCATCCGGGTCGGCATCGATGCGGTCGCCGGCTACGTCACCTCCCTCGACGGCCTGCCCGCCGCACTCCCCCGCACCCTTGCGCCGTCGGACCTGGAAAAGGCGGGCCCGGCGCTGCTGCTGGATGTCCGCAATGCCACCGAGTACGACGCCGGACACCTCCCGGGTGCCGGGCGGATCAGTGCCGGGCGGGTGCTTTGGGAGACGGCCGCGCTGCCGCGGGAGGGTGAGATTGTCAGCTACTGCCAGTCGGGGGTGCGGAATTCCGTGGCGGCCTCGGCCCTGCGGCGCGCGGGCTTCGACGTGGTGGAGCTTGAGGGCAGCTACGCCGGCTGGTCGGAATGGGCGCACGGCCAGGGCTGA
- a CDS encoding HAD-IIB family hydrolase translates to MTASPETATQIKAVFLDVDGTYADYGVVPDAHAEAVRAARAAGHKVLISTGRPLPMLPTSIMGAGFDGVIASAGAYAEVGGEVLLDREFPADLAARALARLNAYDAVYLLESQRALYVKPAAEARLRAHIEKHFAASPDGRPTGESAILGGLRVLEEGAAPTFAKISVYESPVSMAQLLEEIGADIDAVANSIADEGPHAGELFQRGISKADGVAAALSALGIDREHSIAFGDGENDLEMIAHAGIGVAIRGGSARLAAIADRMAAPPRLHGLVAAFAELGLI, encoded by the coding sequence ATGACCGCCTCACCAGAAACCGCCACGCAGATAAAAGCCGTCTTTCTCGATGTCGACGGCACCTATGCCGACTACGGCGTGGTCCCGGACGCGCACGCGGAAGCCGTCAGGGCCGCCCGCGCAGCGGGCCACAAGGTGCTCATCAGCACCGGCCGGCCCCTGCCCATGCTGCCGACGAGCATCATGGGTGCGGGATTCGACGGGGTGATCGCCAGCGCCGGCGCGTACGCGGAGGTTGGCGGGGAGGTCCTGCTGGATCGCGAATTCCCTGCGGACCTGGCCGCCCGCGCGCTGGCCCGGCTCAACGCCTACGACGCCGTCTACCTGCTCGAATCCCAGCGCGCCCTGTACGTCAAGCCCGCTGCGGAAGCCCGGCTGAGGGCGCACATCGAAAAGCACTTCGCCGCCAGCCCCGACGGACGCCCCACGGGTGAATCCGCCATTCTTGGCGGCCTGAGGGTGCTGGAGGAAGGGGCCGCGCCCACCTTCGCCAAGATCTCCGTCTACGAATCGCCCGTCTCCATGGCACAGCTGCTCGAGGAGATCGGCGCAGACATCGACGCCGTGGCAAACTCCATTGCCGACGAGGGCCCGCATGCCGGGGAGCTGTTCCAGCGCGGCATTTCCAAGGCCGACGGCGTTGCTGCCGCCCTCTCCGCGCTCGGCATCGACCGGGAGCATTCAATCGCCTTTGGGGACGGCGAGAACGACCTGGAGATGATTGCCCATGCCGGCATTGGCGTCGCCATCCGGGGCGGCTCGGCCCGGCTTGCGGCCATCGCCGACCGCATGGCCGCCCCTCCCCGCCTGCATGGACTCGTTGCGGCGTTCGCCGAGCTCGGCCTGATCTAG
- a CDS encoding VOC family protein has product MVKVVEEAAMPSFGTPSHIDLSVTDAEASARWYCEVLGLQRMRRADLGNRIMIVLRHEPTGLVIGLNEHSVVPVPRFDDRSVGLDHIGFSVAERADLDAWQKELAARNVVHSPAEDTANGAALVFRDPDNIQLEFWWTRRANV; this is encoded by the coding sequence ATGGTGAAGGTAGTAGAGGAGGCAGCCATGCCCAGTTTTGGCACACCGTCGCACATCGACCTGTCAGTAACCGACGCCGAGGCCAGCGCCCGGTGGTATTGCGAGGTGCTCGGCCTGCAGCGCATGCGCCGGGCGGACCTCGGGAACCGCATCATGATCGTGCTGCGCCACGAACCGACAGGGCTGGTCATCGGGCTCAATGAGCACTCCGTGGTCCCCGTGCCCCGCTTCGACGACCGCAGCGTGGGCCTGGACCACATCGGCTTCAGCGTGGCCGAACGCGCCGACCTTGACGCCTGGCAAAAGGAACTTGCGGCCCGCAACGTGGTCCACTCCCCCGCCGAGGACACGGCCAACGGCGCCGCGCTCGTGTTCCGGGACCCGGACAACATCCAGCTCGAGTTCTGGTGGACCCGCCGTGCCAACGTTTAG
- a CDS encoding isocitrate lyase/PEP mutase family protein, translating into MPTFRELHHGAAPFLLPNAWDAGSALAFAKAGFTAIGTTSFGVAASQGMPDGAGLCRAATLALVGQLSRLGVHISADIEDGYSADSSEVAGFVAQLAELGVAGVNLEDSSDGHLVDPAVAADKIAAVKRVRPDVFVNARVDNLWFGEQASVEAVLARARLYTDAGADGIFIPGLSTAADIRVIAVALDLPLNVLPHPTLTVAELGTLGVRRVSTGSLPYRAAVDAGVNAALDLRDGRTPPAATPYWDMQAWLLDFNQR; encoded by the coding sequence GTGCCAACGTTTAGGGAACTCCACCACGGCGCCGCACCCTTCCTGCTGCCCAACGCCTGGGACGCCGGATCGGCGCTGGCCTTTGCGAAGGCCGGGTTCACCGCCATCGGCACCACAAGTTTCGGCGTGGCCGCCAGCCAGGGAATGCCCGACGGCGCAGGGCTGTGCCGGGCGGCAACCCTCGCCTTGGTGGGGCAGCTGTCCCGCCTGGGCGTGCACATCAGTGCCGACATCGAGGACGGCTATTCCGCGGACTCCTCCGAGGTGGCAGGCTTCGTGGCGCAGCTGGCGGAACTGGGCGTGGCCGGGGTGAACCTTGAAGACAGCTCCGACGGACACCTGGTTGACCCGGCTGTTGCCGCCGACAAGATCGCCGCCGTCAAGCGTGTCCGGCCCGACGTTTTTGTCAACGCCAGGGTGGACAACCTCTGGTTCGGTGAGCAGGCCAGCGTTGAAGCCGTGCTGGCACGCGCCCGGCTGTACACCGATGCCGGGGCCGACGGAATCTTCATTCCGGGGCTGTCAACCGCCGCCGACATCCGGGTCATTGCCGTCGCCCTCGACCTGCCGCTGAACGTCCTGCCGCACCCCACCCTGACGGTTGCCGAGCTGGGCACCTTGGGCGTGCGAAGGGTCAGCACCGGCTCGCTCCCGTACCGTGCGGCGGTTGATGCAGGTGTCAATGCTGCCCTTGACCTGCGCGATGGCAGGACCCCGCCGGCGGCAACGCCCTACTGGGACATGCAGGCGTGGCTGCTGGATTTCAACCAGCGTTAG